Proteins encoded in a region of the Oscarella lobularis chromosome 17, ooOscLobu1.1, whole genome shotgun sequence genome:
- the LOC136197207 gene encoding ficolin-2-like isoform X2, whose amino-acid sequence MKKKLLFCLLSYLVNNVSSQTSSTACDHKHIVGPQGLPGPVGPQGLPGTIGSSGPPGPVGRAGPTGERGILGPRGLKGDKGDRGYTGVQGKIGNAGAKGDKGNRGFSAVGPKGDKGQIGQHGHKGQKGERGIQDLSGVVPSNTIESLQNQLQDLQKIVRSFSCDCSCLHKRYPHLSSGSYTISFVGIGLVPIYCDMETDGGGWTVFQRRKDGSVDFNRGWDDYERGFGNLSGDYWLGLAPLHQLLQLNGANELRIDLKDYSGNSAYAKYSNFNVEDSSSNYTLNVTGYSGTAGDAMAGNSRSAENVNGMKFSTKDEDNDNDNGHCAARYKGGWWCNSCHYTFLNGLYGRGSGYNHIVWYTWKQKTSLSFSEMKFRKRG is encoded by the exons atgaagaaaaaactgCTCTTTTGCTTACTAAGCTACCTTGTGAACAACGTGTCTTCTCAG ACATCGTCTACTGCGTGTGATCATAAACACATCGTTGGACCTCAAGGACTGCCAGGACCTGTAGGACCTCAAGGTTTACCTGGCACTATTGGTTCAAGTGGACCGCCTGGTCCAGTTGGACGAGCA GGTCCTactggagagagagggatacTGGGACCACGAGGATTGAAAGGTgataaaggagacagagGATATACTGGTGTACAG GGAAAGATTGGAAATGCTGGCGCAAAAGGAGATAAGGGAAATCGAGGTTTTTCTGCCGTGGGGCCCAAGGGTGATAAAGGGCAAATTGGGCAGCATGGACACAAAGGACAG AAAGGTGAACGAGGCATTCAAGATCTTTCTGGTGTTGTGCCCAGTAACACAATTGAGTCACTGCAAAACCAACTCCAAGATCTCCAAA AAATTGTGAGATCCTTTTCCTGCGACTGCTCTTGTCTACATAAACGGTATCCCCATCTTTCAAGTGGCAGTTACACAATTTCCTTTGTGGGAATTGGTCTCGTtcctatctactgtgacatgGAAACCGACGGCGGAGGATGGACAGTctttcaaagaagaaaggatgGATCAGTTGATTTTAATCGTGGATGGGATGACTATGAAAGAGGATTTGGCAATCTTAGTGGTGACTATTGGCTTGGCTTGGCTCCCCTTCACCAACTCTTGCAGCTTAATGGAGCTAATGAATTAAGAATTGATTTGAAAGATTACTCGGGAAACAGTGCGTATGCCAAATACAGTAACTTCAACGTGGAGGACTCTAGTTCCAACTACACGCTAAACGTTACTGGGTACAGTGGTACAGCAGGTGATGCAATGGCAGGGAATAGCCGTTCAGCTGAAAACGTAAATGGAATGAAgttttcaacaaaagatGAAGACAATGACAACGATAATGGCCACTGTGCTGCTCGGTATAAGGGTGGTTGGTGGTGTAATAGCTGTCATTATACATTCCTAAATGGTTTGTATGGGAGAGGTAGTGGCTATAATCATATTGTTTGGTACACATGGAAACAGAAGACATctttgtcattttctgaaatgaaatttagaaaaagagGATGA
- the LOC136197207 gene encoding ficolin-1-like isoform X1 produces the protein MKKKLLFCLLSYLVNNVSSQTSSTACDHKHIVGPQGLPGPVGPQGLPGTIGSSGPPGPVGRAGLTGERGLLGPRGLKGDKGDRGNTGVQGKNGKAGPKGDKGHQGLSGSRGPPGPVGRAGPTGERGILGPRGLKGDKGDRGYTGVQGKIGNAGAKGDKGNRGFSAVGPKGDKGQIGQHGHKGQKGERGIQDLSGVVPSNTIESLQNQLQDLQKIVRSFSCDCSCLHKRYPHLSSGSYTISFVGIGLVPIYCDMETDGGGWTVFQRRKDGSVDFNRGWDDYERGFGNLSGDYWLGLAPLHQLLQLNGANELRIDLKDYSGNSAYAKYSNFNVEDSSSNYTLNVTGYSGTAGDAMAGNSRSAENVNGMKFSTKDEDNDNDNGHCAARYKGGWWCNSCHYTFLNGLYGRGSGYNHIVWYTWKQKTSLSFSEMKFRKRG, from the exons atgaagaaaaaactgCTCTTTTGCTTACTAAGCTACCTTGTGAACAACGTGTCTTCTCAG ACATCGTCTACTGCGTGTGATCATAAACACATCGTTGGACCTCAAGGACTGCCAGGACCTGTAGGACCTCAAGGTTTACCTGGCACTATTGGTTCAAGTGGACCGCCTGGTCCAGTTGGACGAGCA GGTCTTACTGGAGAGAGAGGATTATTGGGACCACGAGGATTAAAAGGTGACAAAGGAGACAGAGGAAATACTGGCGTGCAG ggaaaaaatgGAAAGGCTGGCCCAAAAGGAGATAAGGGACATCAAGGTCTTTCTGGCTCACGTGGACCGCCTGGTCCAGTTGGAAGAGCA GGTCCTactggagagagagggatacTGGGACCACGAGGATTGAAAGGTgataaaggagacagagGATATACTGGTGTACAG GGAAAGATTGGAAATGCTGGCGCAAAAGGAGATAAGGGAAATCGAGGTTTTTCTGCCGTGGGGCCCAAGGGTGATAAAGGGCAAATTGGGCAGCATGGACACAAAGGACAG AAAGGTGAACGAGGCATTCAAGATCTTTCTGGTGTTGTGCCCAGTAACACAATTGAGTCACTGCAAAACCAACTCCAAGATCTCCAAA AAATTGTGAGATCCTTTTCCTGCGACTGCTCTTGTCTACATAAACGGTATCCCCATCTTTCAAGTGGCAGTTACACAATTTCCTTTGTGGGAATTGGTCTCGTtcctatctactgtgacatgGAAACCGACGGCGGAGGATGGACAGTctttcaaagaagaaaggatgGATCAGTTGATTTTAATCGTGGATGGGATGACTATGAAAGAGGATTTGGCAATCTTAGTGGTGACTATTGGCTTGGCTTGGCTCCCCTTCACCAACTCTTGCAGCTTAATGGAGCTAATGAATTAAGAATTGATTTGAAAGATTACTCGGGAAACAGTGCGTATGCCAAATACAGTAACTTCAACGTGGAGGACTCTAGTTCCAACTACACGCTAAACGTTACTGGGTACAGTGGTACAGCAGGTGATGCAATGGCAGGGAATAGCCGTTCAGCTGAAAACGTAAATGGAATGAAgttttcaacaaaagatGAAGACAATGACAACGATAATGGCCACTGTGCTGCTCGGTATAAGGGTGGTTGGTGGTGTAATAGCTGTCATTATACATTCCTAAATGGTTTGTATGGGAGAGGTAGTGGCTATAATCATATTGTTTGGTACACATGGAAACAGAAGACATctttgtcattttctgaaatgaaatttagaaaaagagGATGA
- the LOC136197209 gene encoding heterogeneous nuclear ribonucleoprotein D-like has product MADDPARTPPSQLPQSPGSQLVQSSERAEATDSQNSTAGPPEEGTPPPETDHVLAPPTETNRSDETPKVFVGGLSWETDDEALKAYFESYGTVIEANVKYHRDKERGTCEHRGFGFVQFASQATYDRVLNADLTHVINGKTVDVKPAFPSASVAGATEMSSSSSGAANVDPIQSKKVFVGGIGDLNEDNLREGLGKCGDVTQVEFIYDRQGGGRKGFCFVTFGDADSAKAATTKQFHDIGSVTVEVKPATSKEDSRARWIQKNFGAMGAGAGSGGLGGGGGMNNWSYYGYPSYGATPYYGGYSGYYGGGGYDFDYYGGYGNWYEQYGSQYGDMYQQQQQLHQQQAQRGGKSTTGGDGDSSKGDGGSGVRYKPYNVVKKTDFN; this is encoded by the coding sequence ATGGCGGACGATCCAGCGCGAACTCCGCCCTCCCAGCTGCCGCAGAGCCCCGGCAGCCAGCTCGTACAGTCATCGGAACGCGCCGAAGCGACCGACTCGCAAAACTCGACTGCAGGGCCTCCCGAAGAGGGCACACCGCCGCCCGAAACCGATCACGTGCTCGCTCCCCCGACCGAAACGAATCGCTCCGACGAAACGCCCAAGGTCTTCGTCGGCGGTCTCAGCTGGGaaaccgacgacgaagcgctgAAAGCCTATTTCGAATCGTACGGCACCGTAATCGAAGCAAACGTGAAATATCATCGCGACAAGGAACGTGGCACGTGCGAACACCGCGGCTTCGGCTTCGTTCAATTCGCCTCCCAAGCGACCTACGATCGCGTTCTCAACGCCGATCTAACGCACGTGATCAACGGAAaaaccgtcgacgtcaaaccgGCGTTTCCCTCGGCGTCGGTTGCCGGGGCAACGgaaatgtcgtcgtcgtcatccggCGCCGCCAACGTCGATCCGATTCAATCGAAGAAAGTCTTCGTTGGCGGAATTGGCGATTTGAACGAAGACAATCTGCGAGAGGGACTCGGAAAAtgcggtgacgtcacgcagGTTGAATTCATCTACGATCGACAGGGAGGCGGACGAAAGGGATTCTGCTTCGTCACGTTCGGCGACGCGGATtcggcgaaagcggcgacgacgaagcagtTCCACGATATCGGTTCGGTTACCGTGGAAGTGaagccggcgacgtcgaaagaagACTCGCGTGCGCGATGGATTCAGAAGAATTTTGGCGCTATGGGGGCCGGTGCCGGCAGTGGCGGCCTTGGGGGTGGTGGGGGGATGAATAATTGGTCGTATTATGGATATCCATCCTATGGGGCCACGCCGTATTATGGTGGTTATAGTGGGTACTACGGCGGTGGCGGGTATGACTTTGATTATTACGGTGGGTATGGGAATTGGTATGAACAGTATGGGAGTCAGTATGGGGATATGtatcagcagcagcaacagctgCATCAGCAACAGGCGCAGCGTGGGGGGAAGAGTACCACTGGGGGAGATGGGGATAGTAGTAAAGGAGATGGCGGGAGTGGGGTTCGATATAAGCCTTATAATGTTGTAAAGAAGActgattttaattaa
- the LOC136197199 gene encoding basement membrane-specific heparan sulfate proteoglycan core protein-like yields the protein MSDSGIGIWSSALLDKIARLVTREQLNALNESARAHPQVRFRLMKTAYDSGTTTRPQARAIIDAFIEAGVEMSEVKRILADAGVDDVDAIFARAQSQRMTSRSIAYRQPIEEESAPPSSAGDLSSVISASAGGSSHTSVSYDETSQSVREIPSRGSEDLITIKAEPVACSCLLGGTASFYVDATCVSPYRISYQWFRGKRHVREEKGPKLVITNVSVQNRAQYTCRLGISELKHYVFTNWCELIISNPPDGSYSHAAEAPVIVKQPRSKTVCIGSTIKLSTNADGCPPPAYQWYKNGVLMQGSIQRDLELKNVAQTDVGSYCCAVSNQHGGSFSNAAVIQVIDQVTDAHTSSQTPLPSIPLIQLHPQSKQIYEGSSLRLECRAICAYPIQYEWYKNGRILATQRGPLLNIGFVNTTHAGQYSCRTFTTEGMDSLSQLATVTVLVKPSAPPPAPDSEDLSLVPCVKPMEQTTRPGGSVTFICYASIPRDTPRPGDVVLHFQWLRSGEAITPLSPKQNVLTLENVSLQDDGATFVCCVSDGKKMTQSMPARLTVTTKSGGKESRLDYQSFGSLTSPRIVEHPRSFQGDSGSRTTLRCRAVCPGGEPLIYQWIVKDVPGMDKVPDATEPNFEITVSAYNAFTYACRVTNRHGKSSESNSAKIIVNGSLGQVSQSGNATSYLSTLSLSPTDTSSSSSTSSSSISRLHTTTNGSSASTSSSQQQSNIETIIFEKQPESIDVRLGEPLKLEASAIGLPDLIFCWFHNGKPIFSAGEPTYYKPSTTPKDAGSYYCVARNDYNSAKSAEIYVRIHDVDTESTNSRSSVLTSPLQFVKQPQGADLWVGDQLRLEVNVVGYPEPDYVWVKDGRRVSHGNQAVYVKSRVTPDDAGLYYCLARNADGSIESEEVVVKIRDPSIVRRREREEGPSTAESASGSDHHGYPRFPQSVPTFTKQPQATVVCVGDMLRLEAYATGMPYPQHFWYHEGRSLLRGSGSVYVKKAVTIDDAGFYFCKAINAAGETVSNEIAVKVRVPP from the exons ATGAGCGACTCGGGGATTGGCATTTGGTCATCGGCACTTCTCGACAAAATCGCGCGACTCGTGACGCGCGAGCAGCTCAACGCACTCAACGAATCGGCTCGCGCCCATCCGCAAGTTCGATTTCGACTAATGAAGACGGCGTACGACagcggaacgacgacgcgtcccCAAGCGCGAGCGATTATCGACGCGTTCATCGAAGCCGGCGTCGAAATGAGCGAAGTGAAGCGCATACTTGCCGACgcgggcgtcgacgacgtcgatgcgatATTCGCGCGCGCTCAGAGCCagagaatgacgtcgagatCGATCGCCTATCGGCAGCCGATCGAGGAAGAATCGGCGCCCCCGTCGAGTGCAG GCGATCTATCCAGTGTCATCAGTGCTTCTGCTGGAGGGAGTTCCCACACGTCGGTTAGTTACGATGAGACGAGTCAATCCGTACGCGAAATTCCGAGTCGTGGAAGCGAAGACCTCATCACCATCAAAGCGGAACCGGTCGCATGCTCCTGCCTTCTCGGCGGCACGGCGTCGTTTTACGTCGACGCCACGTGCGTCTCGCCCTATCGCATAAGCTATCAATGGTTTCGAGGCAAGAGACACgtgagagaagaaaaaggtccGAAATTGGTTATAACCAACGTCAGCGTGCAAAATCGAGCCCAATACACGTGTCGATTGGGAATCTCGGAGCTGAAACACTACGTATTTACGAACTGGTGCGAACTAATAATCAGCAATCCACCAG ACGGCTCGTATTCGCATGCGGCCGAGGCTCCCGTCATAGTCAAACAACCGCGATCGAAGACGGTCTGCATTGGAAGTACGATCAAATTGAGCACGAATGCGGACGGGTGTCCGCCGCCGGCGTATCAGTGGTACAAGAACGGGGTCCTAATGCAGGGAAGCATTCAGCGCGATTTGGAATTGAAAAACGTCGCGCAGACGGACGTTGGCTCCTATTGCTGCGCGGTGAGCAATCAGCACGGCGGCAGCTTCTCGAACGCTGCCGTAATTCAGGTCATCGATCAAG TTACTGATGCTCATACTTCGTCTCAAACTCCCTTGCCGTCAA TTCCTCTCATCCAACTTCATCCTCAATCGAAACAGATCTACGAAGGCTCGTCTCTGCGTCTCGAATGTCGAGCTATATGCGCCTATCCCATCCAATACGAGTGGTACAAGAACGGTCGAATTCTCGCCACTCAACGCGGACCCCTTCTCAATATCGGCTTCGTGAACACGACGCACGCGGGACAGTACAGCTGTCGCACGTTCACCACCGAAGGAATGGACAGTCTATCGCAACTGGCTACGGTCACGGTCCTAGTGAAACCCTCAGCGCCGCCTCCAGCTCCGGATTCGGAAG ATCTTAGTCTCGTTCCCTGTGTAAAACCCATGGAACAGACGACTCGTCCCGGGGGCTCCGTGACGTTTATCTGCTACGCTTCGATTCCTCGCGACACGCCACGTCCTGGGGACGTCGTGCTTCACTTTCAGTGGCTTCGTTCTGGCGAGGCGATCACGCCTCTCAGTCCCAAGCAAAACGTCTTGACGCTCGAGAACGTGTCGCTTCAAGACGACGGAGCGACGTTCGTCTGCTGCGTATCCGACGGGAAAAAGATGACCCAGTCGATGCCGGCTCGActgacggtgacgacgaaatcCGGCGGAAAAG AAAGTCGCCTTGACTATCAGTCTTTTGGCTCGCTCACTTCCCCGCGTATTGTCGAACATCCCCGCTCGTTTCAAGGCGACTCGGGATCGCGCACGACTTTGCGCTGTCGCGCCGTATGCCCGGGCGGCGAACCACTCATCTATCAGTGGATTGTCAAGGACGTGCCAGGAATGGACAAAGTCCCCGACGCCACTGAACCCAATTTCGAGATCACCGTCTCCGCGTACAACGCCTTCACGTACGCGTGCCGAGTAACGAATCGCCACGGCAAGTCGTCCGAATCCAACTCAGCAAAAATTATTGTAAACG GATCCTTGGGACAAGTTAGTCAGTCAGGAAACGCCACTTCCTATTTGAGCACGCTTTCCCTTTCTCCCACGgacacgtcgtcttcgtcctccaCCTCAtcctcgtcgatttctcgtcTGCATACGACAACGAATGGAAGCTCCgcatcaacgtcgtcttctcaaCAACAATCGAACATCGAAACCATTATATTCGAAAAGCAACCGGAGTCGATAGACGTCCGCCTAGGCGAGCCTCTGAAACTGGAAGCATCCGCTATCGGTCTTCCGGATCTCATATTTTGCTGGTTTCACAACGGAAAGCCCATATTTAGTGCAGGAGAGCCGACATACTATAAACCTTCGACTACGCCTAAGGACGCCGGCTCCTACTACTGCGTCGCACGCAACGACTACAACAGCGCAAAATCGGCTGAAATCTACGTTAGAATTCATGATGTCGACACTGAATCTACGAATTCGAGATCGagcgttttgacgtcaccgctgCAATTTGTGAAACAACCCCAAGGAGCTGACCTGTGGGTGGGCGATCAACTTCGCTTAGAagtcaacgtcgtcggataTCCCGAACCCGATTACGTATGGGTTAAGGACGGGCGACGGGTTTCCCATGGCAACCAGGCAGTCTACGTCAAATCGAGAGTGACGCCGGACGACGCGGGGCTTTACTACTGCTTGGCGCGAAACGCCGACGGATCGATCGAATCGGAGGAAGTCGTCGTGAAGATTCGCGACCCGAgcatcgttcgacgacgcgagcgcGAGGAGGGCCCCTCTACAGCCGAGTCGGCGTCGGGAAGCGATCATCACGGGTATCCGCGATTTCCCCAGTCTGTGCCGACGTTTACGAAGCAGCCCCAGGCGACGGTCGTTTGCGTTGGAGACATGCTTCGCTTGGAGGCGTACGCGACGGGTATGCCCTATCCGCAGCACTTTTGGTATCACGAGGGCAGAAGTCTTTTGCGCGGTTCGGGATCCGTTTACGTGAAGAAGGCGGTCACTATCGACGATGCCGGGTTTTATTTTTGCAAGGCAATCAATGCTGCAGGTGAGACCGTATCAAATGAAATTGCTGTCAAGGTGAGAGTACCCCCCTGA
- the LOC136197210 gene encoding uroporphyrinogen decarboxylase-like — MDSSKFPELKNDSLLRAATGRSVSRIPVWAMRQAGRYLPEFRQVREKHDFFEMCRTPELACQVTLQPLERFDLDAAIIFSDILVIPQAVGMEVKMVPKQGPVFPDPLQTPDDLQKLNFSVDVHTELKYVYDAITLTRHRLEGKVPLIGFTGAPWTLMSYMIEGGGSKTMSKSKAWLYRHREASHKLLGNLTEIIVEYLSQQVVAGAQLLQVFESHAGFLGRALFNEFCLPYLVRIRDGVRARLSALGQDKVAMTIFAKDAHYALSDLAASGYEVISLDWTIEPQTARKIVGNGVTLQGNLDPCALYAKPERIRELTNAMVTEFASGPYIANLGHGMYPDMSPDGLAAFVNAVHETKIIA; from the exons ATGGACTCCAGCAAATTTCCAGAGCTCAAGAACGACTCACTACTACGCGCGGCGACCGGTCGTTCGGTCAGCAGAATTCCCGTGTGGGCCATGCGCCAGGCAGGCCGCTATCTCCCAG AATTTCGACAAGTACGCGAAAAGCACGACTTCTTCGAAATGTGCCGCACGCCCGAGTTGGCGTGCCAAGTCACACTCCAA CCCCTGGAACGATTTGATCTGGACGCAGCCATCATTTTCTCGGACATCTTAGTCATACCTCAG GCTGTTGGAATGGAAGTGAAAATGGTGCCAAAGCAG GGTCCCGTGTTTCCTGATCCTCTCCAAACGCCCGACGATCTTCAA AAGCTCAATTTTTCTGTCGACGTACACACCGAATTAAAATACGTTTATGACGCAATCACTCTCACGCGGCATCGCCTCGAAGGCAAAGTTCCTCTAATTGGATTCACAGGCGCTCCA TGGACTCTCATGTCGTACATGATCGAAGGCGGTGGCAGCAAGACGATGTCAAAATCCAAAGCCTGGCTCTATAGACACCGAGAAGCGAGCCACAAACTCTTGGGAAACCTCACAGAAATCATAGTCGAGTATCTGAGCCAGCAAGTAGTAGCTGGAGCCCAG ctGCTTCAAGTGTTTGAATCTCACGCCGGATTTCTTGGTCGAGCGTTGTTCAATGAGTTCTGTTTGCCTTATCTCGTACGGATACGCGACGGCGTGCGAGCGAGACTAAGTGCATTAGGTCAGGACAAAGTGGCAATG ACTATTTTTGCTAAAGATGCTCATTACGCTTTGTCCGATTTGGCTGCAAGCGGATACGAGGTCATAAGTCTCGACTGGACCATTGAACCCCAAACTGCGAG GAAAATCGTTGGAAACGGGGTAACCCTACAAGGAAATTTGGATCCCTGCGCTCTATACGCTAAACCA GAACGAATTCGGGAATTGACAAATGCGATGGTAACGGAATTCGCTTCCGGGCCCTATATTGCCAATCTCGGTCACGGAATGTATCCGGATATGAGTCCCGACGGCTTAGCGGCGTTCGTCAATGCCGTACATGAAACCAAAATAATCGCATGA
- the LOC136197208 gene encoding meiotic recombination protein SPO11-like isoform X1, translated as MNILRAQTPTLRGPDFWIKLYRLREELRAAEIDEMERDWFEDDDDDDVKAQDKSKQESSSFDCPEITSKFRDEIIEMIENLTENLIHQLSQNQPMKIEFPRRKRENTSYSAGVGIGMKSNALSTTTSLCHHPEKLAQMLRVLSTIHHLLHTDSHATKRDIFYEDVAFYRTQQCVDEAVDNIACMFRVTRRSLHVLAASKGLVYGELSYVDWDGSVVDCSQNSSTGNAIPHHVNMIKEMKSEAKFVLLIEKEATFQRLLDSQFYSKCGPSILITGKGYPDVNTREMVKCLWEFLKIPILGLVDADPYGIEILSVYKFGSVSMSFDVHHLTTPCIKWLGVLPTDLVRLNVSPENLLDLTHRDTGRAQGLLTRPYMETVPGWKTQIESMLELKKKAEIQCLDSSYLANVYLPQKIAEGSWL; from the exons atgaatatcTTGCGAGCTCAGACGCCTACTCTACGCGGTCCAGATTTCTGGATAAAGCTCTACAGGCTACGAGAAGAGTTGCGTGCTgcagaaatcgacgaaatggaGCGTGATTGGttcgaagatgacgacgacgatgacgtcaaagcgcAAGACAAATCAAAGCAGGAGTCAAGCAGCTTTGATTGTCCTGAAATCACATCAAAATTTAGAGATGAAATCATTGAAATGATAGAAAATCTCACAGAAAATCTTATTCACCAATTGAGCCAAAACCAGCCAATGAAAATCGAGTTTCCACGAAGGAAACGAGAAAACACTTC ATATTCTGCAGGAGTTGGCATAGGAATGAAGTCAAATGCTTTGTCCACTACTACTAGTCTATGTCATCATCCTGAAAAACTAG CTCAAATGTTGCGCGTTCTGTCTACAAttcatcatcttcttcatACTGATTCACATGCCACCAAAAG AGATATCTTTTATGAAGACGTGGCATTCTATAGAACCCAACAGTGCGTCGATGAAGCAGTCGATAACATTGCCTGTATGTTCAGAGTGACGAGACGAAGTCTCCACGTG CTAGCGGCTTCAAAGG GGCTTGTTTACGGTGAACTCAGCTACGTAGACTGGGATGGGAGCGTCGTGGACTGCAGTCAAAATTCCTCCACA GGTAACGCTATTCCTCATCACGTCAATATGATAAAAG AAATGAAATCTGAGGCAAAATTTGTGCTTCTGATTGAAAAAGAGGCGACATTCCAGCGTCTCCTTGACAGCCAATTTTACTCAAAATGCGGTCCTTCTATACTAATAACG GGAAAAGGATACCCTGACGTCAATACACGAGAGATGGTCAAATGCTTATGGGAATTTCTCAAGATTCCTATCCTAGGTCTAGTTGACGCTGATCCATATG GAATAGAAATTCTGTCAGTGTACAAATTCGGTTCAGTG AGTATGTCATTCGATGTACATCATTTAACGACCCCCTGCATCAAATGGCTCGGAGTTCTACCGACTGATCTAGTGAG ACTAAACGTATCGCCAGAGAATCTTCTCGATCTAACGCATAGAGACACCGGTCGAGCTCAGGGTCTTCTCACGCGTCCTTACATGGAGACGGTGCCTGGTTGGAAAACACAG ATCGAATCAATGCTagaactgaaaaagaaggcaGAAATCCAATGCCTAGACTCGTCCTATCTCGCTAACGTTTACCTTCCTCAAAAAATTGCCGAAGGCAGTTGGCTCTAG
- the LOC136197208 gene encoding meiotic recombination protein SPO11-like isoform X2, whose product MNILRAQTPTLRGPDFWIKLYRLREELRAAEIDEMERDWFEDDDDDDVKAQDKSKDEIIEMIENLTENLIHQLSQNQPMKIEFPRRKRENTSYSAGVGIGMKSNALSTTTSLCHHPEKLAQMLRVLSTIHHLLHTDSHATKRDIFYEDVAFYRTQQCVDEAVDNIACMFRVTRRSLHVLAASKGLVYGELSYVDWDGSVVDCSQNSSTGNAIPHHVNMIKEMKSEAKFVLLIEKEATFQRLLDSQFYSKCGPSILITGKGYPDVNTREMVKCLWEFLKIPILGLVDADPYGIEILSVYKFGSVSMSFDVHHLTTPCIKWLGVLPTDLVRLNVSPENLLDLTHRDTGRAQGLLTRPYMETVPGWKTQIESMLELKKKAEIQCLDSSYLANVYLPQKIAEGSWL is encoded by the exons atgaatatcTTGCGAGCTCAGACGCCTACTCTACGCGGTCCAGATTTCTGGATAAAGCTCTACAGGCTACGAGAAGAGTTGCGTGCTgcagaaatcgacgaaatggaGCGTGATTGGttcgaagatgacgacgacgatgacgtcaaagcgcAAGACAAATCAAA AGATGAAATCATTGAAATGATAGAAAATCTCACAGAAAATCTTATTCACCAATTGAGCCAAAACCAGCCAATGAAAATCGAGTTTCCACGAAGGAAACGAGAAAACACTTC ATATTCTGCAGGAGTTGGCATAGGAATGAAGTCAAATGCTTTGTCCACTACTACTAGTCTATGTCATCATCCTGAAAAACTAG CTCAAATGTTGCGCGTTCTGTCTACAAttcatcatcttcttcatACTGATTCACATGCCACCAAAAG AGATATCTTTTATGAAGACGTGGCATTCTATAGAACCCAACAGTGCGTCGATGAAGCAGTCGATAACATTGCCTGTATGTTCAGAGTGACGAGACGAAGTCTCCACGTG CTAGCGGCTTCAAAGG GGCTTGTTTACGGTGAACTCAGCTACGTAGACTGGGATGGGAGCGTCGTGGACTGCAGTCAAAATTCCTCCACA GGTAACGCTATTCCTCATCACGTCAATATGATAAAAG AAATGAAATCTGAGGCAAAATTTGTGCTTCTGATTGAAAAAGAGGCGACATTCCAGCGTCTCCTTGACAGCCAATTTTACTCAAAATGCGGTCCTTCTATACTAATAACG GGAAAAGGATACCCTGACGTCAATACACGAGAGATGGTCAAATGCTTATGGGAATTTCTCAAGATTCCTATCCTAGGTCTAGTTGACGCTGATCCATATG GAATAGAAATTCTGTCAGTGTACAAATTCGGTTCAGTG AGTATGTCATTCGATGTACATCATTTAACGACCCCCTGCATCAAATGGCTCGGAGTTCTACCGACTGATCTAGTGAG ACTAAACGTATCGCCAGAGAATCTTCTCGATCTAACGCATAGAGACACCGGTCGAGCTCAGGGTCTTCTCACGCGTCCTTACATGGAGACGGTGCCTGGTTGGAAAACACAG ATCGAATCAATGCTagaactgaaaaagaaggcaGAAATCCAATGCCTAGACTCGTCCTATCTCGCTAACGTTTACCTTCCTCAAAAAATTGCCGAAGGCAGTTGGCTCTAG